From a single Meiothermus sp. Pnk-1 genomic region:
- a CDS encoding ammonium transporter, translating into MAVWSTALLAALALGSLAFAAEAPQLSGADTAWMLISTALVLLMTPGLAFFYGGLVRAKSALNTMMMSFAALGFVGIAWALLGYSLALSPGGNKFIGDLSLALLHNVGLENKGSVVDSVLTIPHLLYMGFQMTFCIITAALISGAIIDRMRFPAYLLFITVWSFTVYAVMAKMVWGGGLLAQLGAWDFAGGTVVHINAGVAALIAALVLGPRRDFGRQAMLPHNVPFALLGAALLWFGWFGFNGGSALAANGIGSLAFVNTMLAPMATLVAWALLDLSRSGKVTAVGAATAIVVGLVAITPAAGFIAPGFAIVLGAIAAFPSYFVLLWRARSKLDDSLDVFAGHGVGGITGAILTGVFAQKSVNGVFDGLVAGNLNQVLVQALAAGTAVMVSALGTFVLLKLIGLLTPLRASPKEEATGMDVTQHGEEAYTSGEGAILVAELPQAALKPKPQA; encoded by the coding sequence ATGGCCGTTTGGAGTACAGCTCTACTCGCAGCCCTTGCGCTGGGCTCACTGGCGTTTGCCGCCGAAGCTCCGCAGCTTTCGGGTGCCGACACCGCCTGGATGCTCATATCCACCGCGCTGGTGTTGCTGATGACCCCGGGGCTGGCCTTTTTCTATGGAGGTTTGGTGCGGGCCAAAAGCGCCCTCAACACCATGATGATGAGCTTCGCCGCTCTGGGCTTCGTGGGCATCGCTTGGGCCCTCCTGGGTTACTCGCTGGCCCTATCGCCCGGGGGAAATAAATTCATCGGCGACCTGTCGCTGGCCCTTTTGCATAACGTAGGGCTGGAGAACAAAGGCTCGGTGGTGGATAGCGTCCTCACCATACCTCATCTGCTCTACATGGGCTTCCAGATGACCTTCTGTATTATCACCGCGGCGCTCATCTCGGGAGCCATCATCGACCGTATGCGCTTCCCGGCTTATCTGCTCTTCATCACCGTATGGAGCTTCACGGTCTACGCGGTGATGGCCAAGATGGTCTGGGGCGGGGGTCTTCTGGCCCAGCTAGGAGCCTGGGATTTTGCCGGGGGTACAGTGGTGCACATCAACGCCGGGGTGGCGGCCCTGATCGCTGCCCTGGTGTTGGGGCCGCGCCGGGATTTTGGCCGGCAGGCCATGCTGCCCCATAACGTTCCCTTTGCCCTTCTAGGAGCAGCCCTGCTGTGGTTCGGTTGGTTCGGCTTCAACGGGGGAAGCGCTCTGGCCGCTAATGGGATCGGGAGTTTGGCTTTCGTCAACACTATGCTCGCCCCGATGGCTACCTTGGTGGCGTGGGCCCTGCTGGACTTGAGCCGCAGCGGTAAGGTCACCGCGGTGGGGGCGGCAACCGCCATCGTGGTGGGGTTGGTCGCCATCACCCCGGCGGCGGGCTTTATTGCTCCGGGATTTGCCATCGTGCTGGGGGCTATCGCTGCTTTTCCCAGCTACTTCGTGCTGCTATGGCGGGCGCGGAGCAAGCTCGACGATTCGCTGGATGTGTTCGCCGGGCACGGAGTAGGGGGAATCACCGGGGCCATCCTGACCGGGGTCTTCGCCCAGAAGTCGGTCAACGGGGTGTTCGACGGGCTAGTGGCAGGTAACCTCAACCAGGTGCTGGTACAAGCTCTGGCCGCCGGGACCGCGGTGATGGTAAGCGCCTTGGGCACCTTTGTGCTGCTCAAGCTGATCGGACTGCTCACCCCGCTCAGGGCGAGCCCCAAGGAGGAGGCCACTGGGATGGACGTGACCCAGCACGGGGAAGAGGCTTATACCAGCGGGGAGGGGGCCATCTTGGTAGCTGAGCTTCCGCAAGCTGCCCTCAAGCCCAAACCCCAAGCTTGA
- a CDS encoding C45 family peptidase — protein MSFPYLQLEGDPYTQGLTQGQRLGPQIGHNLEVYFRRFEVEGKLHRRAVLERSERYLKALGRQNPDYFAGMKGLADGAGFDLLEIGALNFRYEILYHQFAHEPPQGCTAFAVLPSASADGALWMGQNWDWMIGVKGALLHTRHPDGLETLSFTEAGIFGGKIGMNSAGLGLCINGLVSADDDWSRLGKPFHLRTYEVLRSRTLEEAIAKATEEPRSGSANFLLGQGEKAVNLETAPHALIRLEGERLVHANHFLDPQRYGVRLSPVEWLDRSHHRHRRLEALIAQKKPGLEDFKAALADGEGHPYAVCRYPSPEEFELGEPYQTVASVIMNLNTREMWISDGPPDRNPYERYRF, from the coding sequence ATGAGCTTTCCCTATCTCCAACTCGAGGGTGACCCCTACACCCAGGGGCTCACCCAAGGCCAACGGCTCGGGCCGCAGATCGGGCACAATCTGGAGGTCTACTTCCGCCGCTTTGAGGTGGAGGGAAAGCTGCACCGCAGGGCTGTACTCGAGCGCTCGGAGCGCTATCTGAAAGCCCTCGGCCGCCAAAACCCCGACTACTTCGCCGGAATGAAGGGCCTCGCCGACGGGGCGGGCTTCGACCTGCTGGAGATCGGAGCTCTGAATTTCCGCTACGAGATCCTCTATCACCAGTTCGCCCATGAGCCCCCCCAGGGCTGCACCGCCTTTGCCGTGCTGCCGAGCGCGAGCGCCGATGGGGCTTTGTGGATGGGGCAAAACTGGGACTGGATGATAGGCGTGAAGGGGGCCCTGCTCCACACCCGCCACCCCGACGGCCTCGAGACCCTCTCCTTCACCGAGGCGGGGATCTTCGGCGGGAAGATCGGGATGAACTCTGCCGGGCTAGGGCTGTGCATCAACGGCCTGGTCTCCGCGGACGACGACTGGTCTCGGCTGGGCAAGCCCTTTCACCTGCGTACCTACGAGGTGCTGCGTTCGCGCACCCTCGAAGAGGCCATCGCCAAGGCTACCGAGGAACCCCGTTCGGGCTCGGCCAATTTTCTCCTCGGTCAGGGCGAAAAGGCGGTGAACTTAGAGACTGCCCCCCATGCGCTGATCCGGCTCGAGGGGGAGCGCCTGGTCCACGCCAACCACTTCCTCGACCCCCAGCGGTACGGAGTCCGGCTCTCGCCGGTGGAGTGGTTGGACCGCTCCCATCACCGCCACCGCCGGCTAGAGGCGCTGATTGCCCAGAAGAAGCCGGGGCTCGAGGACTTCAAAGCGGCCCTCGCCGACGGCGAGGGCCACCCCTACGCGGTCTGCCGCTACCCCAGCCCGGAGGAGTTTGAGCTGGGCGAGCCCTACCAGACGGTGGCCTCAGTGATCATGAACCTGAACACGCGCGAGATGTGGATCTCGGACGGGCCGCCGGACCGGAACCCATACGAGCGGTACCGCTTCTGA
- a CDS encoding class I SAM-dependent methyltransferase, which produces MTRNAYGWLYDRIYSYKDYRAEAGAVHALIQRVNPGAKSLLEVACGTGKHLEHLKAHYQAVGLDLETEQLEEARRRNPEVPFYQGDMRTFDLGRTFDAVTCLFSAIGYAGGVEGLEAAVCTMARHLNPGGVLLLEPWLLPEVWQNNRPHALFVDEPDLKVARMNVSRQEGRESVLEFHYLIATPQGVESFTEELRLFLFTQEEYLEAFRRAGLEVEHDPQGLTGRGLYVGKKA; this is translated from the coding sequence ATGACCCGTAATGCCTATGGCTGGCTTTACGACAGGATCTATAGCTATAAGGATTACCGGGCCGAGGCCGGGGCTGTCCATGCGCTGATCCAGCGGGTAAATCCGGGGGCAAAAAGCTTGCTCGAGGTGGCCTGTGGCACCGGGAAGCACCTCGAGCACCTAAAAGCCCACTACCAGGCGGTCGGGCTCGACCTCGAGACAGAACAGCTCGAGGAGGCCCGCCGGCGCAACCCCGAGGTTCCCTTCTACCAAGGGGATATGCGGACGTTCGACCTGGGGCGCACCTTCGACGCGGTGACCTGTTTGTTCAGCGCCATTGGATACGCAGGTGGCGTGGAGGGGCTCGAGGCGGCGGTATGCACGATGGCCCGCCACTTGAACCCCGGTGGGGTATTGTTGCTGGAGCCCTGGCTCTTGCCCGAAGTATGGCAGAATAACCGCCCCCACGCACTTTTTGTCGATGAACCCGACCTCAAGGTGGCCCGGATGAACGTGAGCCGCCAGGAGGGGCGCGAGAGCGTGCTCGAGTTCCATTACTTGATCGCCACCCCCCAAGGCGTCGAGAGCTTCACCGAGGAGTTGCGCCTGTTTTTGTTCACCCAGGAGGAGTACCTGGAGGCGTTTAGAAGGGCGGGGCTCGAGGTCGAACACGACCCCCAGGGGCTTACCGGGCGGGGGCTATATGTGGGGAAGAAAGCGTAG
- a CDS encoding GNAT family N-acetyltransferase — protein sequence MIVAQTDRLLLRHFHLLDAQALYGVFGDPEVMRFSQGGPQTAEWVQGWLERQLENYARWGFGRYAVLERDRREVIGYCGLAFHPDLGGRPEVDLGYRLLRRSWGHGYATEAARAVVAYAFNTLALGRLVATIDPQNLASLRVAENIGMRYEKDLMLEGYTHPDRLYVITPQDFAP from the coding sequence ATGATCGTCGCCCAAACCGACCGGCTCCTCCTGCGCCACTTTCACCTTCTCGATGCCCAGGCCCTATACGGGGTCTTCGGCGACCCCGAGGTGATGCGCTTTAGCCAGGGCGGCCCCCAGACTGCGGAGTGGGTGCAGGGCTGGCTCGAGCGCCAACTGGAAAACTACGCCCGGTGGGGCTTTGGCCGGTACGCCGTGCTCGAGCGCGACCGCCGGGAAGTGATCGGGTACTGTGGCCTGGCCTTCCACCCCGACCTGGGGGGGCGGCCCGAAGTGGATCTGGGCTACCGCTTGCTGCGCCGGAGCTGGGGGCACGGCTACGCCACCGAAGCGGCCCGCGCGGTGGTCGCTTACGCCTTCAACACCCTGGCCCTAGGCCGCCTGGTCGCCACCATAGACCCCCAGAACCTGGCCTCGCTGCGGGTGGCGGAGAACATCGGGATGCGCTACGAAAAAGATCTAATGCTCGAGGGCTATACCCATCCCGATCGCCTTTACGTAATCACGCCCCAGGACTTTGCCCCGTAG
- a CDS encoding GNAT family N-acetyltransferase, translating to MNPNLKIRPFDFSEADYAAYVAIYNAAHPEANRTVENLRFLDRTRKPEDLPTRFLAEDQGRAVGLVSYERPFYNPGPDRHPSLRSAKPRLEVHYRVRPGYEALAEPLWGFLMEQLRPHTPTLLMTQGREDWPEVAFYLRQGFRELDRMWASTLDLETFDPKPLERPLAQGITLSTLSELPYRDKAWLRQHYELIIELLQGVPSAEPVVPWDFETWLERTLQSPDLLPEGYFIAVEGERQVGVSQLWKSSRPQTLQTGLTGVLASYRRRGIALALKLQAARFAKAYGVRYLRTNNHSVNRPMLAINEAMGFVKEPAFVTLVKEMT from the coding sequence ATGAACCCCAACCTCAAAATTCGCCCCTTCGACTTCAGCGAAGCTGATTACGCCGCTTATGTGGCAATCTACAACGCCGCCCATCCCGAGGCGAACCGTACCGTGGAGAACCTGCGCTTTCTGGACCGGACGCGCAAACCCGAAGACCTGCCGACCCGTTTCCTGGCCGAAGACCAGGGCCGGGCGGTAGGGCTCGTCTCCTATGAGCGCCCCTTCTACAACCCAGGGCCAGACCGCCACCCCTCGCTCCGCTCGGCGAAACCACGCCTCGAGGTGCATTACCGGGTGCGTCCCGGCTACGAGGCCCTCGCCGAGCCCTTGTGGGGTTTCCTGATGGAGCAGCTCAGGCCCCACACGCCGACCCTCCTGATGACCCAGGGCCGCGAGGACTGGCCCGAGGTGGCTTTTTACCTGCGCCAAGGGTTCCGCGAGCTAGACCGGATGTGGGCTTCCACCCTCGACCTCGAGACCTTCGACCCCAAGCCGCTCGAGCGCCCCCTAGCCCAAGGCATTACCCTCAGCACCCTGAGCGAGTTGCCCTACCGGGACAAGGCCTGGCTGCGCCAGCACTACGAACTCATCATCGAACTGTTGCAAGGCGTGCCCTCCGCCGAACCGGTGGTGCCCTGGGACTTCGAGACCTGGCTCGAGCGGACCCTACAGAGTCCGGATTTACTCCCTGAGGGCTACTTCATCGCTGTGGAGGGGGAACGGCAGGTGGGAGTGTCCCAGCTCTGGAAGTCGAGCCGCCCGCAGACCCTCCAGACTGGGTTAACCGGGGTGCTGGCCTCCTACCGCCGCCGGGGAATCGCCTTGGCCCTCAAGCTCCAGGCCGCCCGCTTCGCCAAAGCCTATGGGGTGCGCTACCTCCGCACCAATAACCACTCGGTCAATCGGCCCATGCTCGCTATCAACGAGGCGATGGGCTTTGTCAAGGAACCGGCCTTCGTCACCTTGGTGAAGGAGATGACATGA
- a CDS encoding polyprenyl synthetase family protein, producing MLAALPHPTQAERAELAEYARMLRDYPERGGKMLRGMLLVYSGLAFGAKFERLLPVAAALELFQNWALIHDDIEDASEERRGRPALHRLYGVPLALNAGDALHARMWAMLIEARAPYSVLDEFVRVVDLTAQGQHLEMSWMQGQRFDLTEQDYLLMCSQKAAYYTAVAPLRLGALSAGEEPPEVYTEAGLNLGIGFQIMDDVLNLEGDPAKYGKEIAGDLWEGKRTLILLHWLSRASEPERIRAETLLRTPREAKNPQEVAWLHRRLQESGAVAYAREEAERRLSAGLEALRPILAELPEQDAAQTTLQLLERLVRREA from the coding sequence ATGCTTGCGGCCCTACCTCATCCCACACAAGCCGAGCGGGCGGAGCTGGCGGAGTATGCTCGGATGCTGCGCGATTACCCCGAGCGCGGCGGCAAGATGCTGCGGGGTATGCTCCTGGTGTATTCCGGGTTGGCCTTTGGGGCCAAGTTTGAGCGGCTTTTGCCGGTAGCCGCTGCGCTTGAGCTGTTCCAAAACTGGGCCCTGATCCACGACGACATCGAAGATGCCTCCGAAGAGCGCCGGGGCCGCCCCGCGCTGCACCGCCTCTACGGGGTACCGCTGGCCCTCAACGCGGGAGACGCCCTCCACGCCCGGATGTGGGCCATGCTGATCGAGGCGCGGGCTCCCTATTCGGTGCTGGACGAATTTGTGCGGGTGGTAGACCTCACTGCCCAGGGGCAGCACCTGGAGATGAGCTGGATGCAGGGGCAGCGCTTCGACCTCACCGAGCAAGACTACTTGCTGATGTGCTCCCAGAAAGCCGCTTACTACACCGCCGTAGCCCCCTTGCGGCTGGGAGCCCTCAGCGCCGGGGAAGAGCCGCCGGAGGTATACACCGAGGCCGGGTTGAACCTGGGGATTGGCTTTCAGATCATGGACGACGTGCTCAACCTCGAGGGCGACCCCGCCAAGTACGGCAAAGAGATCGCCGGAGACCTTTGGGAGGGAAAACGCACCCTGATTTTACTGCACTGGCTATCCCGGGCCAGCGAGCCAGAGCGCATCCGGGCGGAAACGTTGCTGCGTACCCCCCGCGAGGCCAAAAACCCCCAGGAGGTAGCCTGGCTGCACCGTCGCCTCCAGGAGAGCGGAGCGGTAGCTTATGCTCGAGAGGAGGCCGAACGCCGGCTCTCCGCAGGGCTCGAGGCCCTGCGCCCGATTTTGGCGGAGCTTCCCGAACAGGACGCCGCCCAAACCACCCTACAGCTGCTGGAACGCTTGGTTCGCCGGGAAGCGTGA
- a CDS encoding HrcA family transcriptional regulator: protein MTSRQRRLLYLLAETYIRTQTPVPSGMLAERMGLSPAMARYELIELEQAGLITKPHASAGRIPTRQGFQSYALSLLPPNPLPQTTQDQLAQVIEGAGARREVLLVQVAARLSRYPAVLRLKPRRAPRLLQVHLSLLGTGQVLAVAVLEGGRVREARLEVSFSPSEAQLAEAEGLLKGIFAAEALPTPSNPALRDLFAALSRAFARGGLEEYREGMGLILSEPEAQNPAFVRQAIELFEAPKDEPLTPPGGVNLRVGEGGGFSLVQAGIGVGEVVGELTLLGPLRMRYGEALSVAHTLGRAYMRG, encoded by the coding sequence ATGACCTCGAGGCAGCGCCGACTGCTTTACTTGCTGGCGGAGACCTACATCCGCACCCAGACCCCCGTGCCCTCAGGGATGCTGGCCGAGCGGATGGGGCTTTCCCCGGCGATGGCGCGCTACGAACTGATCGAGCTGGAACAGGCGGGACTCATCACCAAGCCGCACGCTTCGGCGGGGCGAATTCCAACCCGACAGGGGTTTCAGAGCTACGCCCTCTCGCTCTTACCCCCCAACCCCTTGCCGCAGACCACCCAGGATCAACTGGCGCAGGTGATCGAGGGGGCCGGGGCCCGACGCGAGGTGCTGCTGGTGCAGGTAGCGGCCCGGCTGTCACGCTACCCGGCGGTGTTGAGGCTCAAACCCCGCCGCGCCCCCCGCTTGCTCCAGGTCCACCTCTCCCTCCTGGGGACAGGGCAGGTGCTGGCGGTGGCAGTGCTCGAGGGGGGTCGGGTGCGTGAAGCCCGCCTAGAGGTTTCGTTCTCCCCCAGCGAAGCTCAGCTCGCCGAAGCTGAAGGGTTGCTCAAAGGGATTTTTGCGGCCGAAGCTCTTCCCACCCCATCCAATCCGGCGCTGCGCGACCTATTCGCGGCCTTGAGCCGAGCGTTCGCGCGGGGCGGCCTGGAGGAGTACCGGGAGGGCATGGGCCTTATCCTGAGTGAACCCGAGGCTCAAAATCCCGCTTTCGTGCGACAGGCTATCGAACTCTTTGAGGCCCCTAAAGACGAGCCGCTTACCCCGCCAGGTGGGGTGAACCTGCGGGTAGGGGAGGGCGGGGGGTTCTCGCTGGTGCAGGCGGGGATTGGGGTAGGCGAAGTGGTGGGCGAGCTGACCCTGCTCGGCCCGCTGCGGATGCGCTACGGGGAGGCCCTCTCGGTGGCCCACACCTTGGGCCGGGCCTACATGCGGGGTTAG
- a CDS encoding P-II family nitrogen regulator has product MKLVVAIVRPEKINEVLEALFKAEVRGLSISRVQGHGGETDEVQTYRGTTVKMELHEKVRLEIGVSDAFVGPTVRAIMAAARTGEVGDGKIFVLPVEKVYRIRTGEEDTAAVTPVS; this is encoded by the coding sequence ATGAAACTGGTGGTCGCAATCGTTCGTCCGGAGAAGATCAACGAGGTACTCGAGGCCCTGTTCAAAGCCGAAGTGCGGGGGCTTTCCATCAGCCGGGTACAGGGCCATGGAGGAGAGACCGACGAGGTACAAACCTACCGGGGCACCACCGTCAAGATGGAACTGCACGAGAAGGTGCGGTTGGAGATCGGGGTCTCGGACGCCTTCGTAGGACCCACGGTGCGGGCCATTATGGCGGCGGCCCGCACTGGGGAGGTGGGAGACGGTAAAATCTTCGTCCTGCCGGTGGAAAAAGTCTACCGGATCCGCACCGGCGAAGAGGACACCGCCGCTGTCACCCCGGTATCGTAA
- a CDS encoding PIG-L deacetylase family protein, which yields MDLLVIVPHPDDEVFGAGGTLIQYAERGLETGLITLTKGEAGRTLGLCAPEELAAVRAEELRRSAEVLKVSHLELYDFPNARPPITREGEARGVGFATTAGVGDHPEIADLLLWRLEVLRPRAIITFAPNGSNRHPDHVATHRWVKRAVERSGRRISLFYYAPLRPLPEFAEGWLPPTHIRRIPLEVLAQKLRAMAQHKTQALSVLQFMDRFAERLYLESFHLAGYEGPIQDELLWYARP from the coding sequence ATGGACTTGTTGGTTATCGTGCCGCACCCCGACGACGAAGTCTTCGGGGCTGGAGGGACCCTCATTCAGTACGCTGAGCGGGGCCTCGAGACCGGTCTGATCACCCTGACCAAAGGCGAAGCTGGTCGCACTCTAGGGCTTTGTGCACCGGAGGAACTCGCCGCGGTTCGCGCGGAGGAGCTGCGTCGGTCGGCGGAAGTGCTTAAGGTGAGCCACTTGGAACTCTACGACTTCCCCAACGCCCGGCCCCCGATCACCCGAGAGGGAGAGGCGCGGGGAGTAGGGTTCGCCACCACCGCTGGGGTAGGGGACCACCCCGAGATCGCCGATCTTCTGCTGTGGCGCCTGGAGGTGCTGCGTCCTCGCGCTATCATCACCTTTGCGCCCAACGGCTCCAATCGTCACCCCGATCACGTGGCGACCCACCGCTGGGTCAAACGGGCGGTGGAGCGCTCGGGCCGAAGGATCTCCCTCTTCTACTACGCCCCGCTCAGACCTTTACCCGAGTTCGCCGAGGGCTGGCTGCCTCCCACCCATATCCGCCGTATTCCTCTTGAGGTACTCGCTCAGAAGCTGCGCGCGATGGCCCAACACAAGACCCAAGCGCTTTCGGTGCTTCAGTTTATGGACCGCTTCGCCGAACGCCTTTACCTCGAGAGCTTTCACCTGGCTGGCTACGAGGGACCTATCCAGGACGAGCTACTGTGGTACGCCAGGCCTTGA
- a CDS encoding GNAT family N-acetyltransferase: protein MTAQLMIRFFTQDDYPAIAELLTAVWPEYPTTAEAMAHDDGTNPQYIRWNRLVALEDGKIVGQAEYTQFLGMYHPQKFGLWVSVHPLHRQRGIGKLLYAAALKALEPYDPISLLTSTREDQTGAIHWLHFLGFQEVKRYWESRLEVNSFDPVPFAGAEEKVRQHGLEITTLAELAALEPETYQRKFYDLWCEVREDVPRPEPATPVSFEEFHKWTFESPRLLPKGTFVAVDPRTGAYVGLSQLWKPAGGEHLETGLTGVRRAYRRKGLALAMKLRAVEYAKHVGAPEIRTGNESNNRPMLAINEALGFKKQPAWIDFVKVLKEK, encoded by the coding sequence ATGACCGCCCAGCTGATGATTCGATTTTTCACCCAAGACGACTACCCGGCTATTGCCGAACTGCTCACTGCCGTTTGGCCCGAGTACCCCACCACCGCCGAGGCCATGGCCCACGATGACGGCACGAACCCCCAGTATATCCGCTGGAACCGCCTGGTGGCCCTGGAAGACGGCAAGATCGTCGGGCAGGCTGAGTATACCCAGTTTCTCGGCATGTACCACCCGCAGAAGTTTGGGCTGTGGGTCTCGGTGCACCCCCTGCACCGCCAACGCGGGATCGGAAAGCTGCTCTACGCCGCGGCGCTGAAGGCCCTCGAGCCCTACGACCCGATCTCGCTGCTCACTTCTACCCGCGAAGATCAAACCGGCGCGATTCACTGGCTCCACTTCCTCGGCTTCCAGGAGGTCAAACGCTACTGGGAATCGCGGCTGGAGGTGAATAGCTTCGACCCCGTGCCCTTCGCCGGGGCCGAGGAGAAGGTACGGCAGCACGGCCTGGAGATCACCACGCTGGCCGAACTCGCCGCGCTCGAGCCGGAAACCTATCAGCGGAAGTTTTATGACCTATGGTGCGAGGTTCGAGAGGACGTCCCACGCCCCGAACCCGCCACCCCGGTGAGCTTCGAGGAGTTCCACAAGTGGACCTTCGAGAGCCCTCGGCTGTTGCCGAAAGGGACGTTTGTTGCGGTGGACCCCCGCACGGGAGCCTACGTGGGCCTGAGCCAGCTCTGGAAGCCAGCGGGCGGCGAGCACCTCGAGACCGGCCTAACCGGCGTCCGCCGAGCCTATCGCCGTAAGGGGCTGGCCTTGGCGATGAAGCTCCGCGCGGTGGAGTACGCCAAGCACGTAGGAGCCCCGGAGATCCGCACCGGGAACGAGTCCAACAACCGCCCGATGCTGGCCATCAACGAGGCCCTGGGCTTCAAGAAACAGCCGGCCTGGATTGATTTTGTCAAGGTGCTGAAAGAAAAATGA
- a CDS encoding N-acetyltransferase codes for MMFTSRPYQPPDLERLCAFLARCHQMSAVPDAFIHPGDLVWRTLQDAHYRPERGMRVWETGGETAGFVWQKQLSLDFAAAPWLAREQRRALMAAMLAYAERQARAWGLEGRLFTSVSENDRESASVLESAGYARDDDVMYSLERSLREEIPAPQLAEGFGVRHPEAHELAERVELHREVWHPSRFTLESYLNIRSAPVYRPDLDLVTLTPEGRFASYCVVWYDPLNRVGEFEPVGTRKAWERRGLGKAVLMEGFRRLRKLGAKKAVVYCYEDNLAFYRSAGFEEFNRWWGFSKPL; via the coding sequence ATGATGTTCACCTCGAGACCTTACCAACCCCCCGACCTCGAGCGCCTCTGCGCTTTCCTGGCGCGGTGCCACCAGATGTCAGCCGTGCCCGATGCGTTCATCCACCCCGGAGACCTGGTCTGGCGCACGCTCCAAGACGCCCACTACCGGCCCGAGCGGGGGATGCGCGTCTGGGAAACGGGGGGTGAGACCGCGGGCTTTGTCTGGCAGAAACAGCTGAGCTTGGACTTCGCCGCAGCCCCTTGGCTGGCCCGGGAACAGCGGCGAGCGCTGATGGCCGCCATGCTGGCCTACGCCGAGCGGCAAGCGCGCGCCTGGGGCCTTGAGGGAAGGCTCTTCACCAGCGTCTCGGAGAACGACCGGGAGTCCGCCTCCGTCTTGGAGAGCGCCGGGTACGCGCGTGACGACGACGTCATGTACTCCCTCGAGCGTTCCCTGCGCGAAGAGATTCCCGCCCCTCAACTGGCCGAGGGCTTTGGGGTGCGCCACCCCGAAGCGCACGAACTCGCGGAGCGGGTGGAGCTACACCGCGAGGTCTGGCACCCCTCGAGGTTCACCCTGGAGAGCTATCTGAATATCCGCTCAGCCCCTGTTTACCGCCCTGACCTCGACCTGGTGACGCTGACCCCCGAGGGTCGGTTCGCCTCGTACTGCGTCGTCTGGTACGACCCCCTCAACCGGGTGGGCGAGTTCGAGCCGGTGGGAACCCGCAAAGCCTGGGAGCGCAGGGGGTTGGGCAAGGCCGTGCTCATGGAGGGCTTCCGGCGGCTGCGAAAGCTGGGGGCCAAGAAGGCCGTCGTCTATTGCTACGAGGACAACCTGGCCTTTTACCGATCGGCTGGGTTTGAGGAGTTCAACCGCTGGTGGGGGTTCAGCAAGCCGTTGTGA